The genome window GCTGTTACTAGTTAAAAGTAAGATATCAGAAAGGTGCTTCTGAAATTTGGTTCTGTCTTCTCTGTTCTGATAACAGAGCAGAGAAATCTCCTCGGAGATTGTACAGAAGAAGACTTCATCAAATAAACAGTTTGACAATCAAAGCaggaattaaaatatttaaatcatttgaaataaaattatactTCTGTTTTGCGAATGGATTTCAATCTTCACAGCAAGAGAAAGGCAACAGATGAGGTTCTATTATTCGTGGGTTGGTAACGTGGTACAATGGAATGAGCAAATGAAGCCGAACCTATCTATTTGTTGTTCATTCTATTACAGAGACGCAGCTAGTTGTTGTTGGTGTTTCATTTTTCCAGATCGTAACACAGGGATGCTTTGTTcattaaaaaagaagttaCCAGGATCAACCACGGTCTTCACTTGAGCAAGTCTCCTGAAGTTATTCTTGAAGTAGCTCAAACCCCAAATGCTTGCTTCTGCATAGCTTGTGTTAGCATCCTTGTTTATCCCCAAGTCAAGATCCCTGGAGTTCAAATAGGCACCTCTTGGGGACTTGGAAACATATGCTGCCATGTAGGCGTACGCCATTCTTGTCCAGCTAACATATTTCTCACTATCTTTGTCATCATCCCAAGTGACAAAATACTGGATTTCATATAAGTTTCCTTTTCTGTGTGGGAAAGGAATTTCTGATTCGGAAATCTCACTCATTATTCCGCCAAAAGGTGTCAGTATCACCGTGGATGCGTCTAGTTCAAACATTATCTGATATAAAACTTCCATGCCCGCTTCTGAAAGTGGTTCTGTCACGTAGTCTGATTTTCCTTTGAAGGAGCTTCTAGATTGTTGACTCCGGTTAAGCAGAGCTTCTGTATCATTTATTGAGTAGGAAGAGGAATATAGAATAGACTGAATCCAACTCATTTCAGTGAATGCGCTCCGGCTTAAATTGAACTCTGGGAAGTTTTCTTTCATCCAAGGAAGAAGTTCCTCATAAGTCTcaagaaacaagaaactgaATTCAGCTTCAATAGTTTTTCCACCGTTTGTACCATTTGTAACTCCTATAACCACACGCAGGAAATACCCTTCAGGCATCCAATCTGCTATTGTTTGGCATTTAGAAAGAAGTTTGGTTGCACCTTCTTCCATGGTCTTTGATGCCACGTAAGTTGTTACAGTTGGAGGAACCGGAACCAACCTAAGTTTCCATGACAGAATGACTCCAAAGCTTGCGCCTCCCCCTCCTCTAATAGCCCAAAAGAGATCTTCTCCCATGGATTTTCTGTCAAGAACTCTGCCATTAACGTCGACAATCTTAGCATCAAGGACATTGTCAGCTGCCATACCATACTTCCTGAACAAGGAACCATATCCACCTCCACTAATATGTCCCCCCACACCAACAGTTGGACAAGTCCCTGCTGGAAAGCCATGGACTTTACTCTTTTGTGCAATTGCGTAATACAACTCCCCGAGAGTAGCACCAGACTCGACCCAAGCGATCTCATTCTCTATGTCAATATCAATGGACCGAAGTTCGAAAAGATCAATCAGGATGAAAGGAGCTATCGATACATAAGATAGGCCCTCGTAGTCATGCCCCCCGCTTCGGGTTCTTATTTGTATGCCCTCTTTCTTGGAACAAATTACAGCTGCTTGAACATGAGAGTGTTTAAAAGGAGTAATGATAGCTTCTGGTTTTGGTGTTGGAGTGTTGAAGAATCTCAGATTCTGTATGGAAAATTGGAAGACTGAGTAATAAGCAGGATTGTTTTTGGTGATAATAATTTTGCTGCTTGAGTTTGAAGGTATGTGGGAGGAAAAGCATTGAAGAAAGCTTTCAGAAATTGAGTTTGAAGTTGTGCACCAAACTGAATTGAGAAGGATGAAAAGTAGGACTGGAACTAGTTTTATGTGAGAGATCTCCATTTCTCTCTGCATGTGGAATGGTATGAGCTCTGAGCTCACTTATATAAGTAGTTTgagttgaaagaaaaatgcagCCATTGGTCTAAATTGTCTTCACCAAGCACTTGACTAAACGTGACCACCAAACACTTGACTAAATGTCACCAATTTGTTTTCTGTGCGTTGAAATGAGAAATacatgttataaaaaataatagttttcctctttccgtaaagccaaatacaaaatatttatattataaataacatataaacaaattggaaagttttgaaggtataatgaaattgaagaaaacaaataaataggtaagtaaaaggaaaataaataataaataagaaggtgagtttggtacggtgaagcacgtcaaagacgttgtcctaaagcctttgtagcctccctacgtgcaggtactgacggtctacaagactccaagatacgaccctttgtacacaaactcaagatccgTTATGAGCACATTCATATACGgatataggtatccaagtcaTAGAACCATtgccaaaataataatataaagtagataatatatataaaagtagaaaatcaaagaattaGTTTGTGGTGGTGATTGTGATTTGTGATATTCTGATGGTGTATAGTGGTTGTTCAAATGTGAAAGATGTatggccttttataggcatccaaaaacatataacattcaccaaccaaaaaataaggcattcaatatagaaataaaacctaaatattaaatatttataacccccacaataaataaaataaaacagccaaaataattaaataaattaaacggttaaatttttaaaacctttttaaaattccaacaatcccccacaaggttttaaaaattttaccatgacaaaaaaaaaaaaaaaacagtgaaaatatatatttatatatgggCAATATAATACTATGTAATAGGTGTAGGTGCCTTCTGGGCTTGAACCTTCACTTAGTGATGATAGTCTCCATTTGAGGAACCTGAGTGTACAAAGTATTGAACTCGGCACCTTTGaccaaacttcaacatatcccACACATAGTATTGGTTGAGACTTGGATGCGGGGTAGCGCTATTTATGGCCATGCGCTAATCTTGATTCTCATGAGAGTTACTAGAGAATAGCCCAATTCTCATAGTCGCAGCCTCACGACGTCTTTCACTTAGGTGAGTTCTCCAAGAGTACATGTGACCTGCACCCTGCGGGAGTTTGCCCGCCTCGAAATTCATTCAGGGATAAATCCCTTCCTAACGTCACATAAAATAGCACTTTTGCCTTAGGGATGAGCAAAAGAATATCTCAAGGATATCTCCATAGTTTTATGAGTGCTATATGAGTCACGCAATATGGATTGTTTCTACCACAttgaacttccttcatgggatCTCCAATCACAGAAGTTGGGTTACCTCCCTAGGTGACTCCCTTATGGGCTTAAGCACATCCCCCTCGACATTTTGCATTAATAGCCTCCTCCACGAGGCATGCATATCAAAACTAGCCTTCACAAGGCATATATAATGTAGGTCATGTCTTTGTTCTCCATTTTAGCACGCTTTAAACCTGCatgttattaaaatatttcctACACAATCTTGCACACAAATAATTAATGGATTTCACCTCAgtataattggaaattaaatacGCATTGGTATATAGTTAAGTATAATGGAAATACATCATACATTAAATCTTCTGATCAAGAGTACCTCTCAAGTCCATGAAACTTTGAGTACACCTGCTACCACTTATGAACAACAATATaacaattaattcattaaataaatttaactataaacACTGAGTATTTCAGGATACCCTTACTCCCTTTTGTGCACTCCAAATGGTTGAAATCATGATCACATATCCAAGTTGAAATTGTATCTTGTCGATTCTCAATATGAACCTATAAGACAATAAGAagtctctaccaaaattttatgccaaaatcatcattaGTTGCAAATATTTTCGTATCAAATTGAAGATAAATTAGTCTCATAATAAACTTGCataatgaaacaaatttcatacaGACACAGTATGTTTgccaataaaatataaaaagtattATGTCACTAAATGAATCTTTCCCATGAGagcataaagaaattgaaaacacacaaaaatatgggaaagagagaaggaaatgaaTCTAATATTTTCCAgtataaaagcaaaaattgCTTAATGTTactaacaaattaaattacagtACTAAAGTTCCCATTTAGGAAAATTCAACTTCCACAAATTGGTCCACacgttttaaaataaaaatattaataattatcaaaatgcaaataacATAAGCATTGAGcgttaattaaaatagaataaatctGAATAAAGGAGATATGAAaacttatataataaatgtaCAAAATAACTTCAGTTTTAAAGAGGTAATCAAATCACTCAAAAActggaatattaaattttaaaaaataagtattgatattaattttgtatttgaaatacccacaaaaattccaacaaatacCCACATAGTTAAGGAAAAACTCAACCCCCACAAATTAGGGAATTCTCAAAATATATGAAGATTGtaccaaaatttatttaattttaaattcataagATATGTACTCACAGTCATCTTGATAGTCAttgtaaatataataaaaccaTCGAAagcctcaaaagaaaaaaatgcctcaaaaatttagggtttgaaaGCCTTacaccaaaactcaaaattaatgccACTTACAgtgatataatttattatttcatttcagtTTTCTCAGGAGGATTCCACAGTGTACACTTCATGGCAATTAACTCAATGTGACATCTGTCAAGACTTTATAATCAAAAGAACATTAGTTCACTCAATATATTTGTATCAAGATTAACTCAAGTAACTAATATGAAGGATTGCACAATCGAAATATATAGGTGTTGGCAACTTTAAAAAGAATCCAAGGCATTAAAACAAAGATGTAATTAAATTGCATAAATGATTAGAACATTAAAGGCAATAATCACCTAACAATATCAACAATTTTACTGCCAAAATAAAAGCTCTAAATGTCATGAAATTGACATTAAAGTTTTGAAACTAAAGctgcataaattaaaaaagaaataaaatctcgtAATTGAATGTGAAATGCAAAAGCTTCCAAAAGAAGTTAAGAGCAATTAACTAATTCTGGAATCAAAAGGAGCTAACGTCCAAGGTGTTAAAGTGATACATTTatcctacaaaaaaaaaaaaacataggtttttctcccaaattcaaagcaatgacagccatcaaaataaagaataattaggctcaataaaacttgcaataATATCACATAAATTCTTTGCACGTTTTTGCAAAAATTAAtagatataaatgaaaataagaatcaatataaaaattgaatacacaGATAGGCCAAATCTAAAACTGACGCAATATTAGATTTTGAATTCagaattaaactaaaaaaaactgtttgcaccttttttctttcaagaatttgaaacCAAAGTAAGTAGTATACTACACAGATTTGCAAGGATGCAACAATTGaatattcaaatcaaatttatcttcataaaagaaaacttaattGTCTGTTGACCAATAATGCTTTATTCCTTCATAATGCATTAAACCACATAAAGATAGTGtataaaaacccaacattaAAACAGTAATTTCAAACACTAAactttagtgctaagaatatattataattggTTCTTACGTTGGTATGAAGGACTTCCAAAagtaagaacaataaaatgacattaagtccaacaaaaaataagggaccgttatataaaagaagattgatggcaaccaaaatgaatgaaggCAATGTAAAAAGGCCCaacacaataaaatcaaatatatatacttgttctaaatatatatatatttgctttgaaatttcaattaaaaggaaaaaaagatcaAAGATTTTGAAACACTTCAACGTTTCGGTTTTAAACACTTCAACCATTCAATATTGGATGTTTCAAcgtaaattaattaatgagtAATAATAAAGTAATCCGTAATGAAACAATAGAAGCTATTTAAAACAAACAGTAGCTTAGAAAAACATAGCTcacttcaatatatatattttccattatttCAATGGTCATTAATTAGCTTTTGAATGCTATTAACAATTTTAAGattctgaaatatattttaaaaacaattgtgCTGTAGAAAACGGACAcaccacataaaataataatacgttgagctataataataataccacATAAATTAGTCGGtaggttttattttcaaacactAGCAGTAATTTCCCAAACGTTAgcaacaaattataaacatataaatgtACCAACAATATTTAAAGCAGTTGAAATTGTATAGACAATATGAAAGCTTCAAACTGTATCTACCCAAAATAAAtcgtaattttcattttgaaaatccaATACAAATGCAAAAGCTTCAGTCAAAGAGTTAAAAGATATTAAAGCTAGGAATACgggaagaaaacaactttaacttacaaaggctttagattgttataaaaaataatagttttcctctttccgtaaagccaaatacaaaatatttatattataaataacatataaacaaattggaaagttttgaaggtataatgaaattgaagaaaacaaaataataggtaagtaaaaggaaaataaataataagtaagaaggtgagtttggtacggtgaagcacgtcaaagacgctgtcctaaagcctttgtagcctccctacgtgcaggtactgacggtctacaagactccaagatacgaccccttgtacacaaactcaagatccgctatgagcacattcacagacagatataggtatccaagtcacataaccattgcccaaaataataataatataaagtagagaatatatgtaaaagtagacaaggagagaattagaatgtgtatgtgatattctgataATGTATTGTGTGTTATTGTGTGTATTGTGTGTATTGTGTGTATTGTGTGTATAACAAATGagaaggaggagtggccttttataggcatccaaaaacatgtaaccttcaccaaccataaaagttcacctaccaaaaaattaaggcattcaccaaccagaaataaaacctaaatattaaatatttataaccctcacaataaataaaataaaacaaccaaagtaattaaataaataaaatggttaaatttttaaaaccttttaaaattccaacaatacAACACAAAGAAAATAGCACTGATATATTCTTTGATGCTCCTGGAGAAGTGTTGAATACATTGGTAGAGGATGCAGACTATTCAAACACGTTTACAATAGAAACAAGTTTCTTCATAAACACTTGACTAAACGTGATCACCTGAACAAGGTACCAAATCCACCTCCTCTAGTGTGGTCCCCCACACCGTGTAACAAATACCTACCGATTTAGAGTCGTGTCAAAAACTTATTCTAAAATTGGACATACAAATGATTTAATAATCTCAATTGTCGCTTTTTGTCACTCATTTCAATTCATATTAAAGAAGttatcataaaa of Prunus dulcis chromosome 4, ALMONDv2, whole genome shotgun sequence contains these proteins:
- the LOC117626207 gene encoding berberine bridge enzyme-like 8; translated protein: MQREMEISHIKLVPVLLFILLNSVWCTTSNSISESFLQCFSSHIPSNSSSKIIITKNNPAYYSVFQFSIQNLRFFNTPTPKPEAIITPFKHSHVQAAVICSKKEGIQIRTRSGGHDYEGLSYVSIAPFILIDLFELRSIDIDIENEIAWVESGATLGELYYAIAQKSKVHGFPAGTCPTVGVGGHISGGGYGSLFRKYGMAADNVLDAKIVDVNGRVLDRKSMGEDLFWAIRGGGGASFGVILSWKLRLVPVPPTVTTYVASKTMEEGATKLLSKCQTIADWMPEGYFLRVVIGVTNGTNGGKTIEAEFSFLFLETYEELLPWMKENFPEFNLSRSAFTEMSWIQSILYSSSYSINDTEALLNRSQQSRSSFKGKSDYVTEPLSEAGMEVLYQIMFELDASTVILTPFGGIMSEISESEIPFPHRKGNLYEIQYFVTWDDDKDSEKYVSWTRMAYAYMAAYVSKSPRGAYLNSRDLDLGINKDANTSYAEASIWGLSYFKNNFRRLAQVKTVVDPGNFFFNEQSIPVLRSGKMKHQQQLAASL